One part of the Suncus etruscus isolate mSunEtr1 chromosome 2, mSunEtr1.pri.cur, whole genome shotgun sequence genome encodes these proteins:
- the BTF3 gene encoding transcription factor BTF3 isoform X1 produces MRRTGGPAQADSRGRGRARGGCPGGEEATPSLPPPRGGARAPEPQMKETMNQEKLAKLQAQVRIGGKGTARRKKKVVHRTATADDKKLQFSLKKLGVNNISGIEEVNMFTNQGTVIHFNNPKVQASLAANTFTITGHAETKQLTEMLPSILNQLGADSLTSLRRLAEALPKQSVDGKAPLATGEDDDDEVPDLVENFDEASKNEAN; encoded by the exons ATGCGACGGACGGGCGGCCCGGCTCAGGCTGACTCTCGGGGGCGAGGTCGAGCCAGGGGCGGCTGCCCCGGGGGCGAGGAGGCGACGCCGTCTCTTCCTCCACCTCGCGGCGGAGCCCGAGCACCGGAGCCTCAG atgAAAGAAACGATGAACCAAGAGAAGCTCGCCAAGCTGCAGGCCCAAGTGCGCATTGGTGGGAAA GGAACTGCTCGCAGAAAGAAGAAGGTGGTTCATAGGACAGCTACAGCAGATGATAAAAAACTTCAGTTCTCCCTGAAGAAGTTAGGAGTAAACAATATTTCTGGCATTGAAGAG gtgaATATGTTCACAAACCAAGGAACAGTGATCCACTTTAACAACCCTAAAGTTCAGGCATCCCTGGCAGCAAACACTTTCACCATTACAGGCCATGCTGAGACAAAGCAACTGACAGAAATGCTTCCTAGCATCTTAAACCAGCTTGGTGCAGACAGTCTGACTAGTTTAAGGAGACTGGCTGAAGCTCTGCCCAAACAAT CTGTGGATGGAAAAGCACCACTTGCTACTGgagaggatgatgatgatgaagttcCAG atctcGTGGAGAATTTTGATGAGGCTTCCAAGAATGAAGCAAACTGA
- the BTF3 gene encoding transcription factor BTF3 isoform X2 — protein MKETMNQEKLAKLQAQVRIGGKGTARRKKKVVHRTATADDKKLQFSLKKLGVNNISGIEEVNMFTNQGTVIHFNNPKVQASLAANTFTITGHAETKQLTEMLPSILNQLGADSLTSLRRLAEALPKQSVDGKAPLATGEDDDDEVPDLVENFDEASKNEAN, from the exons atgAAAGAAACGATGAACCAAGAGAAGCTCGCCAAGCTGCAGGCCCAAGTGCGCATTGGTGGGAAA GGAACTGCTCGCAGAAAGAAGAAGGTGGTTCATAGGACAGCTACAGCAGATGATAAAAAACTTCAGTTCTCCCTGAAGAAGTTAGGAGTAAACAATATTTCTGGCATTGAAGAG gtgaATATGTTCACAAACCAAGGAACAGTGATCCACTTTAACAACCCTAAAGTTCAGGCATCCCTGGCAGCAAACACTTTCACCATTACAGGCCATGCTGAGACAAAGCAACTGACAGAAATGCTTCCTAGCATCTTAAACCAGCTTGGTGCAGACAGTCTGACTAGTTTAAGGAGACTGGCTGAAGCTCTGCCCAAACAAT CTGTGGATGGAAAAGCACCACTTGCTACTGgagaggatgatgatgatgaagttcCAG atctcGTGGAGAATTTTGATGAGGCTTCCAAGAATGAAGCAAACTGA